One window from the genome of Thermus sediminis encodes:
- a CDS encoding class I mannose-6-phosphate isomerase, which translates to MRPCFPKPVPRIWGGSALGFGPGIGQVWLCEEPLLVKLLDPAEWLSVQVHPPHADALRVEGKPGKYEAWYVLSPGEIVYGFKRPTSREEVLRRAQEGTLEALLRKVAVEPGQVVYLPAGVVHALGPGVRVYEVQTPSDLTYRLYDYGRPRELHLEKALEVAHLLPAPIPSLSPEPVPGGAILLSTPHFRLYRYPLEGELVLRSGTPLVLTLLEGEARLLEEVLRPPATLLLSPGEEARFRGEGLFLGAGLGDEASD; encoded by the coding sequence ATGCGCCCCTGTTTCCCCAAGCCCGTGCCCCGGATCTGGGGTGGAAGCGCCCTGGGCTTCGGCCCGGGGATCGGGCAGGTCTGGCTCTGCGAGGAGCCGCTTCTCGTGAAGCTTCTGGACCCGGCGGAGTGGCTTTCCGTTCAGGTGCACCCGCCCCACGCCGACGCCCTGAGGGTAGAGGGGAAGCCAGGGAAGTACGAGGCCTGGTACGTTCTCTCCCCGGGGGAGATCGTCTACGGCTTCAAGAGGCCCACGAGTCGGGAAGAGGTCTTGAGGCGGGCCCAGGAGGGAACCCTGGAGGCCCTTCTCCGGAAGGTAGCCGTGGAGCCGGGCCAGGTGGTCTACCTGCCCGCCGGGGTGGTCCACGCCCTGGGTCCCGGGGTGCGGGTCTACGAGGTCCAGACCCCCTCGGACCTCACCTACCGCCTCTACGACTACGGCAGGCCCCGGGAGCTCCATCTGGAGAAGGCCCTGGAGGTGGCCCACCTCCTGCCTGCCCCCATCCCCTCCCTCTCCCCCGAGCCTGTGCCTGGGGGAGCGATCCTCCTTTCCACCCCCCACTTCCGCCTCTACCGCTACCCCCTAGAGGGGGAGCTGGTCCTGAGGTCCGGGACTCCCCTGGTCCTCACCCTTTTGGAGGGGGAGGCCCGGCTTTTGGAGGAGGTCCTCCGGCCTCCAGCTACACTTCTCCTCTCCCCGGGGGAGGAGGCGCGCTTCCGGGGGGAGGGGCTTTTCCTGGGGGCGGGGTTAGGGGATGAGGCTTCGGACTAG
- a CDS encoding LptF/LptG family permease → MTLYRHLLKESLPLLLLTLLFLTALFLFGFFYAGARWLEGVPIPKILRWLSYHVPGVLVQAFPIALVTTTVLVFGRMAAEGAQFALLSGGIPLWRAALPLLWFGALLSGVALYLQEYVVPEANNRVRVAWWDEIHTQGAGLFRLKGVQIPIGQGRSLYFEDFDMGRKEMVGVRILSFQGEVGTFLFAERGAWEDKRITLRGYRFYRVDFGQVEGLERAGDLLAQVRRVFRAVSRGEVLEVESDLSRARAIADYADTFSFGQNSLSEAWRKARDPFLPPLERDRARLEFHSKLALPLANLVLVLLSAAMALRYGQSTGLALGLSVVLALGYYGAFFLGRSLAGVGLIPPELGAWGANLAFLVLGIRVLR, encoded by the coding sequence ATGACCCTTTACCGCCACCTCCTGAAGGAGAGCCTGCCCCTCCTCCTCCTCACCCTCCTCTTCCTCACCGCCCTTTTTCTCTTCGGCTTCTTCTACGCCGGGGCCAGGTGGCTGGAGGGGGTGCCCATCCCCAAGATCCTTCGCTGGCTCTCCTACCACGTGCCCGGGGTGCTGGTGCAGGCCTTTCCCATCGCCTTGGTGACCACCACGGTCCTGGTCTTTGGCCGCATGGCGGCGGAGGGGGCCCAGTTCGCCCTCCTTTCCGGGGGCATCCCCCTCTGGCGGGCCGCCCTTCCCTTGCTCTGGTTTGGGGCTCTCCTTTCAGGGGTAGCCCTCTACCTCCAGGAGTACGTGGTTCCCGAGGCCAACAACCGGGTGCGGGTGGCCTGGTGGGACGAGATCCACACCCAGGGGGCGGGCCTTTTCCGCCTTAAGGGCGTGCAGATCCCCATCGGCCAGGGGAGGAGCCTCTACTTTGAGGACTTTGACATGGGGAGGAAGGAGATGGTGGGGGTGCGCATCCTCTCCTTCCAGGGGGAGGTGGGCACCTTCCTCTTCGCCGAGCGGGGCGCCTGGGAGGACAAGCGCATCACCCTAAGGGGCTACCGCTTCTACCGGGTGGACTTCGGCCAGGTGGAGGGGCTGGAAAGGGCGGGGGACCTCCTGGCCCAGGTGCGGCGGGTCTTCCGGGCGGTGAGCCGGGGGGAGGTGCTGGAGGTGGAGTCGGACCTTTCCCGGGCCCGGGCCATCGCCGACTACGCCGACACCTTCAGCTTCGGCCAAAACAGCCTCTCCGAGGCCTGGCGCAAGGCCCGGGATCCCTTTTTGCCCCCCCTGGAGCGGGATCGGGCCAGGCTGGAGTTCCACTCCAAGCTGGCCCTGCCCCTGGCCAACCTGGTCCTGGTCCTCCTTTCGGCGGCCATGGCCTTGCGCTATGGGCAGAGCACGGGGCTTGCCCTGGGGCTCAGCGTGGTCCTGGCCCTGGGGTACTACGGGGCCTTTTTCCTGGGGCGCTCCCTGGCCGGGGTGGGGCTCATCCCCCCGGAGCTTGGGGCCTGGGGGGCGAACCTGGCCTTTTTAGTTCTAGGGATCCGGGTCTTACGGTAG
- a CDS encoding apolipoprotein A-IV repeat region-like domain-containing protein — translation MPEDRLLERLEKLEGIVEATVQVLPPLINDLSRRIDELREEFKGDLRETEARLTARVQGVELRLQGVEGKVEAGLQDLQARLETRMQGVEDRLGAHIGGVEGRLEGQIQGVKAELLDQVRGVEGRLEGQIQGVEGRLEVRIQDVEERLGARIQDVEERLEARIQGVEERLGARIQDVEERLEARIQGVEERLEGQIREVKLELLEGVRATEGRLEEKIRILDARLEGRLMALEGGLAAHRQEVKAEINTAFNKAMLLFTAIGVVLALLALLR, via the coding sequence ATGCCGGAAGACCGCCTCCTGGAGCGCCTGGAGAAGCTGGAGGGGATCGTGGAGGCCACGGTCCAGGTCCTCCCGCCCCTTATCAACGACCTCTCCCGACGCATAGACGAGCTTCGGGAGGAGTTCAAGGGGGACCTTCGGGAAACCGAGGCCCGCCTCACGGCCCGGGTACAAGGGGTGGAGCTCCGCCTCCAAGGCGTGGAGGGGAAGGTTGAGGCTGGCTTGCAGGACCTCCAGGCCAGGCTAGAGACCCGGATGCAGGGTGTGGAGGATCGGCTAGGAGCCCACATAGGGGGTGTGGAGGGCCGGCTGGAGGGTCAGATCCAAGGGGTGAAGGCGGAGCTTTTGGATCAGGTCCGCGGGGTGGAGGGCCGGCTGGAGGGTCAGATCCAGGGGGTGGAGGGCAGGCTAGAGGTCCGGATCCAGGATGTAGAGGAGCGGCTGGGGGCCCGCATCCAGGATGTAGAGGAGCGTCTCGAGGCCCGGATTCAGGGCGTGGAGGAGCGGCTGGGGGCCCGCATCCAGGATGTAGAGGAGCGTCTCGAGGCCCGGATTCAGGGCGTGGAGGAGCGGCTGGAGGGGCAGATCCGGGAGGTTAAGTTGGAGCTCTTGGAGGGGGTCCGGGCCACGGAGGGCCGGTTGGAGGAGAAGATCCGCATCCTAGACGCCCGCTTGGAGGGAAGGCTGATGGCCCTCGAGGGGGGCCTCGCCGCCCATAGGCAGGAGGTCAAGGCCGAGATCAACACCGCCTTCAACAAGGCCATGCTCCTTTTCACCGCCATCGGGGTGGTCCTGGCCCTTCTGGCCCTCCTCCGCTAG